One Bradyrhizobium sp. ISRA464 genomic window carries:
- the groES gene encoding co-chaperone GroES, whose translation MKFRPLHDRVVVKRIEAEEKTAGGIIIPDTAKEKPSQGEVIAVGPGGRDESGKLIPIDIQVGDRVLFGKWSGTEVKIDGQELLIMKESDIMGVLTDVAGSKKAA comes from the coding sequence ATGAAATTCCGTCCGCTTCACGACCGCGTCGTGGTCAAGCGCATCGAGGCCGAAGAGAAGACTGCTGGCGGCATCATCATTCCCGACACTGCCAAGGAAAAGCCCTCCCAGGGCGAAGTCATCGCCGTTGGTCCCGGCGGCCGCGACGAGAGCGGCAAGCTGATTCCGATCGATATCCAGGTCGGCGACCGCGTGCTGTTCGGCAAGTGGTCGGGCACTGAGGTCAAGATCGACGGCCAGGAGCTGTTGATCATGAAGGAAAGCGACATCATGGGCGTTCTTACCGACGTCGCCGGCTCCAAGAAGGCGGCCTAA
- a CDS encoding ankyrin repeat domain-containing protein — translation MDDLVGAIIEKKREVVHRLLQTGMELNYICDGSAPIHWAALVGDVECLRLLLQFGADPNLVDLGYAQNAVHKAADQSVEILNMLYLAGTNIDLPDSTGMTPLMIAAKNGRLRENILSRCRRTDRVCVARAFLPTRCNEWQREVSHFEHRAPKQKYSDLIALLGRATLEA, via the coding sequence ATGGATGACCTTGTTGGTGCGATAATAGAAAAGAAACGAGAGGTCGTACACCGGCTACTCCAAACGGGCATGGAGCTGAACTACATCTGCGACGGGAGCGCTCCCATACACTGGGCGGCCTTGGTCGGAGACGTTGAGTGCCTGCGACTACTTCTCCAATTCGGCGCCGATCCAAATCTGGTCGATCTCGGCTACGCGCAAAATGCTGTCCACAAAGCAGCTGATCAGTCAGTCGAGATTCTTAATATGCTCTACCTGGCAGGAACAAATATTGATCTGCCAGACTCTACAGGCATGACTCCATTGATGATCGCTGCAAAGAACGGCCGATTAAGGGAGAATATTTTGTCGCGATGTCGCCGGACCGATCGGGTGTGCGTCGCGCGAGCCTTCCTGCCGACACGATGCAACGAGTGGCAACGCGAAGTGTCGCACTTTGAACATCGCGCTCCGAAACAGAAATATTCAGATCTAATCGCTCTACTGGGGCGTGCGACCCTCGAGGCATAA
- a CDS encoding amidohydrolase family protein, protein MSTWLSEREQRLVTGAEAASAATPIPTQIVSNGEYLPPPQSATQKKVEARINELADVNGKHLGLSRRQFLHTSCGMAAAFLAMNDIYGNVFQVTPAEAREPELMLARAQSLADQFIFDVQTHFVRDDFNHAELLDLGKFASEHWNPKMKEEGVSSLARYKFENYVKEIYYDSDTNMALLSGAPFDDPSWWLLSNEQIVKARELINDLAGSRRLLAHSVITPKQPGWMDEVDKAIEVYKPDSWKSYTIGDPLAPSKFPWRLDDEQVMYPFYEKAVKAGINTLCIHKGLLPPDYEKSFAGVWEYATAWDIGKAAKDWPQMNFVIYHSALRPFLELPDKAWAEFEQTGRIQWASDLAEIPQKFGVTNVYAELGTSFANSAVAHPKFCAALVGTLIKGMGVDHVMWGTDSVWYGSPQWQIEALRRLEIPEDMQKKYGFAALGDANSATKQLIFAGNATRFYKIKLKAAENTRMPAFSEDRLAALKNEYIQAATQPSNLRYGYVRAS, encoded by the coding sequence ATGAGCACTTGGCTTAGTGAGCGAGAACAGCGTCTCGTCACGGGCGCGGAGGCGGCATCGGCTGCGACGCCTATACCGACACAGATTGTTTCCAACGGCGAGTATCTCCCGCCCCCGCAGAGCGCCACGCAGAAGAAGGTCGAGGCGCGGATCAACGAGCTCGCCGACGTGAACGGCAAGCACCTCGGCTTGAGCCGCAGGCAGTTCCTGCACACGAGCTGCGGCATGGCGGCGGCGTTCCTCGCCATGAACGACATCTACGGCAATGTTTTCCAGGTCACGCCCGCCGAGGCCCGCGAGCCCGAGCTCATGCTGGCGCGCGCGCAAAGCCTCGCCGACCAGTTCATCTTCGATGTCCAGACCCATTTCGTGCGCGACGATTTCAATCACGCGGAGCTGTTGGACCTCGGCAAGTTCGCGAGCGAGCACTGGAACCCGAAGATGAAGGAGGAGGGCGTTTCCTCGCTCGCCCGCTACAAGTTCGAGAATTACGTGAAAGAGATCTACTACGACAGTGACACCAACATGGCGCTCCTGAGCGGCGCGCCGTTCGACGACCCGAGCTGGTGGCTCCTGTCCAACGAGCAGATCGTCAAGGCGCGCGAGCTGATCAACGACCTCGCCGGCTCCCGGCGTCTGCTGGCACACTCCGTCATCACCCCCAAGCAACCCGGCTGGATGGACGAGGTCGACAAGGCGATCGAGGTCTATAAGCCGGATTCCTGGAAGTCCTACACGATCGGCGACCCGCTGGCGCCCTCGAAGTTTCCATGGCGGCTCGACGACGAACAGGTGATGTATCCGTTCTACGAGAAAGCGGTGAAGGCGGGCATCAACACGCTCTGTATCCACAAGGGGCTGCTGCCGCCCGATTACGAGAAGTCGTTCGCCGGCGTGTGGGAATACGCAACGGCGTGGGACATCGGAAAGGCCGCCAAGGATTGGCCGCAGATGAACTTCGTGATCTATCACTCGGCGCTGCGGCCATTCCTCGAATTGCCGGACAAGGCGTGGGCGGAGTTCGAGCAGACCGGTCGCATCCAGTGGGCCTCGGATCTCGCGGAAATCCCGCAGAAGTTCGGCGTCACCAATGTCTATGCCGAGCTCGGTACGTCGTTTGCCAACTCGGCAGTGGCGCATCCCAAGTTCTGCGCCGCGCTGGTGGGCACGCTGATCAAGGGGATGGGCGTTGACCACGTCATGTGGGGCACCGACTCGGTCTGGTACGGCTCACCGCAGTGGCAGATCGAGGCGCTCCGCCGGCTCGAAATCCCGGAGGATATGCAGAAGAAGTACGGCTTTGCCGCGCTCGGCGACGCCAACAGCGCTACCAAGCAGCTGATCTTCGCGGGCAACGCAACCAGGTTCTACAAGATCAAGTTGAAGGCGGCTGAGAACACCAGGATGCCGGCCTTTTCCGAGGACCGCCTCGCGGCGCTCAAGAACGAGTACATACAAGCCGCGACGCAGCCATCGAACCTGCGCTACGGCTACGTTCGCGCCAGCTAA
- the groL gene encoding chaperonin GroEL (60 kDa chaperone family; promotes refolding of misfolded polypeptides especially under stressful conditions; forms two stacked rings of heptamers to form a barrel-shaped 14mer; ends can be capped by GroES; misfolded proteins enter the barrel where they are refolded when GroES binds), which produces MSAKEVKLGVDARDRMLRGVDILANAVKVTLGPKGRNVVLDKSFGAPRITKDGVAVAKEIELEDKFENMGAQMVREVASKAADAAGDGTTTATVLAAAIVREGAKSVAAGMNPMDLKRGIDLAVDAVVADLEKNSKKVTSNEEIAQVGTISANGDAEIGKFLADAMKKVGNEGVITVEEAKSLETELDVVEGMQFDRGYISPYFVTNADKMRAEMEDAYILINEKKLSSLNELLPLLEAVVQTGKPLVIVAEDVEGEALATLVVNRLRGGLKVAAVKAPGFGDRRKAMLQDIAILTGGQAISEDLGIKLENVTLQMLGRAKKVMIDKENTTIVNGAGKKADIDARIAQIKAQIEETTSDYDREKLQERLAKLAGGVAVIRVGGATEVEVKERKDRVDDAMHATRAAVEEGIVPGGGVALLRASEHLKGLRTRNDDQKTGVEIVRKALSAPARQIAINAGEDGSVIVGKILENKTYNYGFDSQTGDYADLVKKGIIDPTKVVRTAIQNAASVAALLITTEAMVAELPKKAAGGPAMPPGGGMGGMDF; this is translated from the coding sequence ATGTCAGCTAAAGAAGTCAAATTAGGCGTCGATGCCCGCGACCGCATGCTGCGCGGTGTCGACATCCTCGCCAATGCCGTGAAGGTCACGCTCGGCCCGAAGGGCCGCAACGTCGTCCTCGACAAGTCGTTCGGCGCGCCCCGCATCACCAAGGACGGCGTTGCCGTCGCCAAGGAGATCGAGCTCGAGGACAAGTTCGAGAACATGGGCGCGCAGATGGTGCGGGAAGTGGCGTCGAAGGCGGCGGATGCCGCCGGCGACGGCACCACCACCGCGACCGTGCTGGCCGCCGCGATCGTCCGTGAAGGCGCCAAATCGGTTGCCGCCGGCATGAACCCGATGGATCTGAAGCGCGGTATCGATCTCGCCGTCGACGCCGTAGTCGCGGATCTGGAAAAGAACTCCAAGAAGGTCACCTCGAACGAGGAGATCGCCCAGGTCGGCACCATCTCGGCCAATGGCGACGCCGAAATCGGCAAGTTCCTCGCCGACGCCATGAAGAAGGTCGGCAACGAGGGCGTCATCACGGTTGAAGAGGCCAAGTCACTCGAGACCGAGCTCGACGTCGTCGAGGGCATGCAGTTCGACCGCGGCTATATCTCGCCCTACTTCGTCACCAACGCCGACAAGATGCGCGCTGAGATGGAAGACGCCTACATCCTGATCAACGAGAAGAAGCTCTCCTCGCTGAACGAGCTGCTGCCGCTGCTCGAGGCCGTGGTGCAGACCGGCAAGCCGCTGGTCATCGTCGCTGAGGACGTCGAAGGCGAAGCGCTCGCCACCCTCGTCGTCAACCGCCTGCGTGGCGGCCTGAAGGTCGCGGCCGTCAAGGCTCCGGGCTTCGGCGATCGCCGCAAGGCCATGCTGCAGGACATCGCGATCCTGACCGGCGGCCAGGCCATCTCGGAAGACCTCGGCATCAAGCTCGAGAACGTCACGCTGCAGATGCTCGGCCGCGCCAAGAAGGTGATGATCGACAAGGAGAACACCACGATCGTCAACGGCGCCGGCAAGAAGGCCGACATCGACGCCCGCATTGCCCAGATCAAGGCGCAGATCGAGGAGACCACCTCGGACTACGACCGTGAGAAGCTGCAGGAGCGTCTCGCCAAGCTCGCGGGCGGCGTCGCGGTGATCCGCGTCGGCGGCGCGACCGAGGTCGAGGTGAAGGAGCGCAAGGATCGCGTTGATGACGCGATGCACGCGACCCGTGCGGCGGTCGAGGAAGGCATCGTTCCGGGCGGCGGCGTCGCCCTGCTTCGTGCCTCCGAGCATCTCAAGGGTCTGCGCACCAGGAACGACGACCAGAAGACCGGCGTCGAGATCGTGCGCAAGGCGCTGTCGGCTCCCGCTCGCCAGATCGCGATCAACGCCGGTGAAGACGGCTCGGTGATCGTCGGCAAGATCCTGGAGAACAAGACCTACAATTACGGCTTCGACTCCCAGACCGGCGACTACGCCGACCTCGTCAAGAAGGGCATCATCGACCCGACCAAGGTCGTGCGCACCGCGATCCAGAACGCTGCCTCGGTTGCAGCGCTGCTGATCACCACGGAAGCGATGGTCGCCGAGCTGCCGAAGAAGGCCGCCGGCGGCCCCGCAATGCCTCCGGGCGGCGGCATGGGCGGCATGGACTTCTGA
- a CDS encoding IS110 family transposase, with protein sequence MSRNLNTAVAVIGIDIGKNSFHLVGHDHRGAIVLRQKWSRSQVERRLANFPPCLIGMEACVGAHHLSRKLQMLGHDARLMPAKDVRPYSKGQKNDFRDAEAIAEAVQRPTMKFVATKTADQLDLQALHRVRDRLVSQRTGVINQIRAFLLERGIAVRQGLHSLRSELPGILATRTDVLSPRMLRIIEDLAGDWRRLDARIEGLSSEIETLARQDKACERLMTVPGIGPLISSAMVAAIGSGDVFSKGRDFGAWLGLVPKQISTGDRTILGKISRRGNRYLRALFVQAAWVVLVRVKCWERYGLKSWIEAAKKRLHHNVLAIALANKLARIAWAVLNKGRAFECVKAEETAS encoded by the coding sequence ATGTCTCGGAACCTCAACACAGCGGTCGCCGTGATCGGCATCGATATCGGCAAGAACTCGTTCCACCTCGTAGGTCATGATCACCGCGGTGCCATCGTGCTGCGGCAGAAGTGGTCACGCAGCCAGGTGGAAAGACGGCTCGCCAACTTCCCGCCCTGCTTGATCGGGATGGAGGCTTGCGTCGGCGCGCATCACCTCAGTCGCAAGCTCCAAATGCTCGGCCACGACGCTCGCTTGATGCCGGCGAAAGACGTGCGCCCGTATTCGAAAGGACAGAAGAATGACTTCCGAGATGCGGAAGCCATCGCCGAGGCTGTCCAACGCCCGACCATGAAATTCGTCGCAACCAAGACAGCCGATCAGCTCGACCTTCAGGCGCTGCACCGCGTCCGCGATCGATTGGTCAGTCAGCGTACCGGCGTCATCAATCAGATCCGTGCGTTTCTGCTGGAGCGGGGCATCGCCGTACGCCAAGGCCTGCATTCCCTGCGATCCGAGTTGCCGGGTATCCTCGCGACGCGCACCGATGTGCTCTCGCCTCGCATGTTACGCATCATCGAGGATCTGGCGGGCGACTGGCGCCGGCTGGATGCGCGTATCGAGGGGCTGTCTAGCGAGATCGAAACGCTGGCTCGTCAAGATAAGGCTTGCGAGCGACTGATGACAGTGCCCGGCATTGGACCGCTTATCTCGAGTGCAATGGTCGCCGCGATTGGCAGTGGAGACGTGTTCTCGAAAGGCCGCGACTTCGGCGCCTGGCTTGGACTGGTGCCGAAGCAGATATCGACCGGCGACCGCACGATCCTGGGCAAGATATCAAGGCGCGGCAATCGCTACCTACGCGCGCTGTTCGTCCAAGCCGCATGGGTAGTGCTGGTCAGGGTGAAGTGCTGGGAGCGCTACGGCCTCAAATCTTGGATCGAAGCTGCCAAGAAGCGATTGCATCACAACGTGCTGGCGATTGCGCTCGCCAACAAGCTCGCCCGGATCGCCTGGGCGGTTCTCAACAAAGGACGTGCCTTCGAGTGCGTCAAGGCTGAGGAGACGGCGTCCTGA